In the Canis lupus dingo isolate Sandy chromosome 36, ASM325472v2, whole genome shotgun sequence genome, one interval contains:
- the LOC112674635 gene encoding collagen alpha-1(I) chain-like: MDSCKGRVRLIMSRCDHHARLRFHGHGLRGGQDAAVAQTKRAFPAHTTECVCRGGGIHRDRGRKQLARPRTSQDEEKGRLGEGKGHSPRKGKGRNRSPTGRPDFSVFSEQPGWDPGGRAQGGAHARTHTAGRPATRARQPTRDPGTWAPKPRAARVQGSRASPPRKSASALAARGPALSSAAGKPPCPGPRPPPPAPRPGRPHAQLTEPPAGPCARGRVREGQTGGGQRSPTDAASRGSRGGGVPRDPGGRGGEGAGRRAREPRPETESDGETESEAPARAEREAAGRPAETRQDRGGRRGDAGAEVCGPSGDRPRPRAAAARGGGAPGPPRPQLRRVAAKAGGGRAAAQSSAPPLPPPHLHLRRPTRARGPGGRGAGVAGAHPQPGTRCGTLRPPAAPRPRRPRGRRGARGRRRPAVVAAGPARTERRSARLQPSARPGAAPPRSPRSPAAAPPYTCPRAQRAASGLGPRRRAALIARRPHAAPPAADQAQEAAGLRHLVTPPRVPPRGAPSGSRPAGARWGAQQRAPAGCGARGAGCGVSAGSAAGTRTGPSARPSRMRPDPAPPARGRGRGREAHAPLRPAMFSGEGRERTGPRGAQLAGGGGGAALAPASAAGEAPSGSARHEPSPLLCPRAAAASCGLGFRAREGGTRVLSRRARPVPLRRLRGLFSVYLAKRGEALTATLELSVSGTEGALDGTSTGCHTMCWQTKLQ; the protein is encoded by the exons ATGGATAGCTGTAAGGGTCGTGTACGTCTCATTATGTCACGATGTGACCACCACGCTCGTCTGCGCTTCCATGGGCACGGGCTGCGCGGAGGACAGGATGCTGCAGTGGCTCAGACTAAGAGGGCTTTCCCAGCACACACTACAGAATGCG TCTGCAGAGGGGGAGGAATTCATAGAGATCGGGGAAGGAAACAATTAGCAAGGCCACGTACAAGTCAagatgaagaaaagggaaggttGGGTGAAGGCAAGGGGCACAGTCCCCGAAAGGGAAAGGGCCGAAACAGGTCACCAACAGGGCGACCTGACTTCTCAGTGTTCTCAGAGCAGCCAGGGTGGGACCCCGGAGGGCGCGCGCAGGGCGGGGCACACGCGCGCACCCACACGGCGGGGAGGCCGGCGACCCGGGCGAGGCAGCCCACGCGCGACCCCGGGACCTGGGCCCCGAAGCCCCGAGCCGCCCGCGTCCAGGGCAGCCGGGCGTCTCCACCCCGCAAGTCCGCGTCCGCGCTCgccgcccggggccccgcgcTCTCCTCCGCCGCCGGGAAGCCCCCCtgcccgggcccccgccccccgccccccgccccccgccccgggcgacCGCACGCGCAGCTCACCGAGCCTCCTGCCGGCCCGTGTGCTCGCGGTCGGGTGCGGGAGGGACAGACGGGCGGCGGGCAGCGCAGCCCCACGGACGCCGCGAGCCGGGGCAGCAGGGGCGGAGGCGTCCCGAGAGacccggggggccgggggggcgaaGGGGCGGGCCGGCGGGCGCGGGAGCCGCGGCCGGAGACCGAGTCTgacggggaaactgagtcagaggCACCGGCGCGGGCAGAACGCGAGGCCGCGGGGCGCCCAGCGGAGACGCGGCAGGACAGGGGCGGCCGTCGGGGAGACGCCGGCGCGGAGGTGTGCGGGCCCTCGGGGGACCGCCCGCGCCCCAGGGCAGCCGCCGCGCGGGGAGGAGGtgcccccgggcccccgcgcccGCAGCTCCGCCGAGTAGCGGCAAAggcgggcggagggcgggcgGCGGCACAAAGTTCCGCGCCTCCGCTCCCCCCTCCGCACCTGCACCTGCGGCGGCCGACGCGcgcccgggggccggggggccggggggccggggtcGCGGGGGCCCACCCCCAGCCCGGCACTCGCTGCGGGACTTTGCGGCCCCCAGCCGCGCCCCGACCACGGAGGCCCCGCGGGAGACGGGGAGCAAGAGGGCGACGGAGACCTGCTGTCGTGGCCGCGGGCCCCGCGAGGACGGAACGGCGCTCCGCGCGGCTGCAGCCCTCCGCCCGCCCAGGGGCCGCCCCGCCGCGCAGCCCGCGCTCACCTGCCGCCGCGCCTCCCTACACCTGCCCGCGGGCGCAGCGCGCCGCCTCCGGCCTCGGCCCGCGCCGCAGGGCCGCCCTCATAGCGCGGCGCCCGCACGCCGCTCCGCCAGCGGCCGACCAGGCGCAGGAGGCGGCGGGGCTCCGGCACCTCGTCACCCcg ccccgggtcCCCCCCCGCGGGGCGCCGAGCGGAAGCCGGCCGGCAGGGGCGAGGTGGGGGGCGCAGCAGCGAGCCCctgcggggtgcggggcgcggggtgcggggtgcggggtctCTGCGGGGAGCGCCGCGGGGACAAGGACCGGGCCGAGCGCTCGCCCCTCACGGATGCGTCCTGACCCGGCGCCGCCCGCACGgggacgaggacgaggacgggAGGCGCACGCGCCCCTGCGCCCCGCAATGTTTTCGGGAGAAGGACGGGAACGGACCGGCCCGCGGGGGGCGCAGctggccgggggcggcgggggcgcagCGCTCGCTCCTGCCTCCGCGGCGGGGGAGGCTCCCTCCGGGTCGGCGCGCCACGAGCCCAGCCCTCTGCTTTGCCCTCGAGCCGCCGCTGCCTCCTGTGGCCTCGGTTTTCGTGCCCGCGAGGGTGGAACAAGGGTCCTTTCCCGCCGCGCCCGTCCAGTGCCCCTGCGCCGCCTCCGCGGCCTCTTCTCAGTTTATTTGGCAAAACGAGGGGAAGCTCTAACAGCTACTTTAGAACTGTCAGTGTCGGGCACGGAGGGGGCCCTtgacgggacgagcactgggtgtcatactatgtgttggcaaaccAAACTTCAGTAA